One segment of Marinobacter sediminum DNA contains the following:
- a CDS encoding CBS domain-containing protein: MSIFVSEPGRPVGTRLPEVFRGRRVGDVTELTESHPISTSHSDTTDAEFQQAANSGRHRALEEYGAAAAGEPKEQRPYLPVSSICSPALYTLTADATVSDALTTMDDHGVNHIVITAENNVAGLVDRRFLLGWLHENKANAMSQSLVHIELPAFLTTSPETDAHQLARLMLAHQLNAALVIDNTGKPAGLVSSTDYLRLYANAGRHAGTV; the protein is encoded by the coding sequence ATGTCAATTTTTGTCAGTGAACCCGGCCGCCCCGTAGGCACCCGACTACCGGAAGTTTTCCGGGGGCGGCGCGTGGGTGACGTAACAGAGCTGACAGAGAGCCACCCAATCAGCACCAGCCATAGCGACACAACGGATGCCGAGTTTCAGCAAGCGGCTAATTCAGGTCGTCACAGAGCTCTTGAGGAGTATGGTGCGGCGGCGGCCGGGGAGCCGAAGGAGCAGCGCCCCTATCTGCCGGTGTCTTCCATTTGTTCTCCGGCCCTTTACACCCTGACTGCAGACGCAACAGTTTCCGACGCCCTGACTACCATGGACGACCACGGGGTAAACCACATTGTTATTACGGCCGAGAACAACGTTGCCGGGCTTGTCGATCGACGCTTTCTCCTGGGCTGGCTTCATGAAAACAAGGCAAACGCCATGAGCCAGAGCCTTGTTCATATTGAGCTGCCGGCTTTCCTGACCACCTCACCGGAAACCGATGCGCACCAGTTGGCAAGACTGATGCTCGCACACCAACTGAATGCAGCCCTGGTGATCGACAACACGGGAAAGCCTGCGGGTCTTGTCTCCAGCACCGACTACCTCCGGCTTTATGCCAATGCCGGACGCCATGCCGGAACCGTTTAG
- the ligA gene encoding NAD-dependent DNA ligase LigA, translating into MSKATPDVIQRVEELRSVISDHNYQYYVLDDPRIPDSEYDRLFRELQKLEADYPELASDDSPTRRVGSNSETSFEEVAHRLPMLSLDNAFDEDELRDFDRRVRDRLGSGDDIEYVCEPKLDGLAVSLHYENGSLTIAATRGDGYSGEDITANIRTIPSVPLKLRGNNVPDLVEVRGEVYMPKAGFESLNRRLADRGEKTFVNPRNAAAGSLRQKKSTVTARRPLEMCAYSVAVTDESQLPETQWDGLQVVKSWGFRINPEMRKAKGVEECLSAYNQLMEKRDSLPYEIDGIVFKVNSLALQQRLGFVSRAPRWAIAHKFPAQEELTVIEDVEFQVGRTGAVTPVARLKPVFVGGVTVSNATLHNMDEIRRLDAHIGDTVFIRRAGDVIPQVVKVLKEKRPPAAREVELPTKCPVCDSDVVQIEGEAVARCSGGLFCPAQRKEAIRHYASRKAMDIEGLGDKWIDILVDRELVETVADLYHLKKADLTGLERMGEKSASNLVSAIDKARNPVLWRFLYALGIREVGEATAKALASHFGALEAIAEADEETLKTVPDVGPIVAGHIRSFFEQAHNQETLDALRQAGVEWQKETIVEGEKPLQGQTWVLTGALSAMTREEAREKLEQLGAKVAGSVSKKTACVVAGEAAGSKLAKAEQLEVAVLDEAGLLGFLKQHGL; encoded by the coding sequence ATGAGCAAAGCCACGCCCGACGTTATTCAGCGTGTTGAAGAACTCCGGTCGGTGATCAGTGATCACAACTATCAATACTATGTGCTGGACGATCCGCGGATTCCGGATTCCGAGTATGACCGCCTGTTCCGGGAACTGCAGAAGCTGGAGGCGGATTATCCGGAGCTGGCGTCTGATGATTCCCCGACCCGCCGGGTAGGTAGCAACTCGGAAACCAGCTTCGAGGAAGTTGCTCATCGTTTGCCGATGCTGTCCCTTGATAATGCCTTTGACGAAGACGAACTCCGGGATTTTGACCGCCGTGTGCGGGATCGTCTGGGCTCGGGTGATGATATTGAGTATGTGTGCGAGCCAAAACTGGATGGTCTCGCCGTGAGCCTCCATTACGAAAACGGCTCACTCACCATTGCGGCGACTCGCGGTGATGGATATTCCGGTGAAGACATCACGGCCAACATCCGAACCATTCCCTCTGTTCCTCTCAAACTCCGGGGCAATAATGTGCCGGACCTCGTTGAGGTGAGAGGCGAGGTTTATATGCCGAAAGCGGGTTTTGAGTCGCTCAACCGGCGGCTGGCGGACAGGGGTGAAAAGACCTTTGTGAACCCCCGTAATGCTGCGGCTGGCAGTTTGCGGCAGAAAAAATCGACTGTAACCGCACGGCGTCCTCTCGAAATGTGCGCCTACAGTGTCGCCGTAACGGATGAGAGTCAGCTGCCGGAAACCCAGTGGGATGGTTTGCAGGTAGTGAAAAGCTGGGGCTTCCGGATCAATCCGGAAATGCGTAAGGCCAAAGGTGTGGAAGAATGCCTGTCTGCCTATAACCAGTTGATGGAAAAGCGGGACTCGCTCCCCTATGAAATCGACGGCATCGTATTCAAGGTAAACAGTCTCGCACTTCAGCAAAGGCTGGGATTCGTGTCGCGGGCTCCGCGCTGGGCAATTGCCCATAAGTTTCCGGCCCAGGAAGAGCTCACGGTTATTGAGGATGTCGAGTTTCAGGTTGGCCGCACCGGCGCGGTTACGCCGGTGGCGCGCCTTAAGCCGGTTTTCGTCGGTGGGGTTACCGTCAGTAATGCCACACTCCATAACATGGACGAGATTCGTCGACTGGACGCTCACATCGGCGATACCGTGTTTATTCGGCGGGCGGGTGATGTCATCCCCCAAGTCGTTAAGGTGCTGAAGGAAAAGCGACCGCCTGCGGCCAGGGAAGTTGAACTCCCGACAAAGTGCCCGGTGTGCGATTCTGACGTTGTCCAGATCGAAGGGGAGGCGGTTGCACGGTGTTCCGGTGGTCTGTTCTGTCCGGCTCAACGGAAGGAAGCCATACGGCACTATGCCTCTCGAAAAGCCATGGACATCGAAGGCCTGGGTGACAAGTGGATTGATATCCTGGTTGACCGGGAACTGGTCGAGACGGTTGCGGATCTTTACCACCTGAAGAAGGCTGACCTCACTGGCCTTGAGCGAATGGGGGAGAAATCCGCGTCCAACCTTGTATCTGCCATCGACAAGGCCCGAAATCCGGTGCTCTGGCGTTTTCTGTATGCCCTGGGGATCAGGGAGGTAGGAGAGGCGACGGCCAAGGCACTGGCATCTCACTTTGGCGCCCTGGAGGCAATTGCTGAGGCAGACGAGGAAACCCTGAAAACCGTTCCGGATGTTGGCCCTATTGTGGCCGGACATATTCGTAGTTTCTTTGAGCAGGCCCATAACCAGGAAACCCTGGATGCCTTGCGACAGGCCGGGGTGGAGTGGCAAAAGGAGACGATTGTCGAGGGCGAGAAACCCCTTCAGGGGCAAACCTGGGTGCTCACCGGGGCGTTGTCAGCCATGACGCGTGAGGAGGCTCGGGAGAAGCTTGAGCAGCTTGGAGCCAAGGTTGCCGGGAGTGTTTCGAAAAAGACGGCCTGCGTGGTTGCAGGTGAAGCTGCCGGCTCCAAACTGGCGAAGGCCGAGCAGCTTGAAGTTGCTGTTCTTGATGAGGCAGGCCTTCTGGGTTTCCTGAAACAACATGGCCTTTGA
- the zipA gene encoding cell division protein ZipA — MSLREWLIAIGTLVIIGIVVDGIRRVRRARRESMEISSGMGADELEESPLDAEFNPELPNGGARTISRDTLEERGYVKREKSDRFGTPKPKPTRPVTASVVKGKHEGGAEEPAVEPLESGFSSWDEPELGHDDDQGWGAMDEPVPGDEGIVGEPRVVDPETPSVPDPELNPPKTTGKGHEQVPPTVTTEVEEDTARREPVRPDSSQPLAGANRPEAREVIVINVLARNGEDFKGAALKKLFEACGLEHGDMDIYHRHEAADTSSPVQFSVANAVEPGTFRPDDVRAMTTPGISFFMSMPGPSNALQAFDFMHETAQCVVRNLGGELKDERRSVMTPQTVEHCRQRIREFERKQRSQRV, encoded by the coding sequence ATGTCACTTAGGGAATGGTTAATTGCCATCGGTACCCTGGTTATCATCGGCATTGTCGTGGACGGAATACGCCGTGTGCGGCGGGCACGTAGGGAATCCATGGAGATTTCCTCCGGCATGGGGGCTGATGAACTGGAAGAGTCACCACTGGATGCCGAATTTAATCCGGAACTGCCAAATGGTGGTGCCCGGACGATTTCCAGGGACACTCTCGAAGAGCGTGGTTATGTAAAGCGCGAAAAGTCGGACCGCTTCGGGACTCCCAAGCCCAAGCCGACTCGTCCAGTCACGGCGTCCGTAGTGAAAGGCAAACATGAGGGGGGAGCGGAAGAACCTGCTGTTGAGCCACTGGAATCCGGGTTTTCTTCATGGGATGAGCCCGAGCTTGGTCATGATGATGATCAGGGGTGGGGGGCAATGGATGAGCCGGTGCCTGGTGACGAAGGTATCGTCGGTGAGCCCCGTGTGGTCGACCCGGAGACGCCGTCTGTTCCGGATCCTGAGTTAAACCCTCCGAAAACGACCGGGAAAGGGCATGAGCAGGTGCCGCCAACAGTCACTACTGAAGTTGAGGAAGATACTGCCCGGCGGGAGCCTGTGCGCCCCGACAGCAGCCAACCGCTGGCCGGAGCCAATCGACCGGAGGCCAGAGAGGTCATAGTTATCAACGTTCTTGCCCGGAATGGAGAAGACTTTAAGGGCGCTGCGTTGAAGAAACTCTTTGAAGCCTGCGGACTTGAGCATGGCGATATGGATATTTACCACCGTCACGAAGCCGCTGATACTTCCAGCCCTGTCCAGTTCAGTGTGGCGAATGCCGTTGAACCGGGTACCTTCAGGCCGGACGATGTAAGGGCTATGACCACGCCCGGCATCAGTTTTTTCATGAGCATGCCCGGGCCCTCCAATGCGCTCCAGGCTTTTGATTTCATGCATGAGACAGCCCAGTGTGTCGTGCGTAACCTTGGTGGCGAGCTGAAGGACGAGCGCAGGAGTGTGATGACTCCGCAAACTGTTGAACACTGTCGCCAACGGATCCGTGAATTTGAGCGTAAACAACGGTCTCAGCGGGTTTGA